The genomic window TACAAGTGAAGTACCGTCACCAATGGAATGGTGGACTTTAAATACGCCTACAGCTTCGGCTTCAGTCGTTTTGACATTGAGAATATGAAGTTCCCAAAGTGGTTTTGACATATCAATTGTGGTTTTGCTTAGTTCTGATATGTAATCTTCAACGAATCTATCCGTTGATATATCATCCAGCATAGCAGGATTAATTTCTGGTACTACAACATGGTTTTCTATATTCACCTCTGTTGGTACCCATTTCATCTCCCCTCCTTTTCCTCCAACCTCTACCTGGGTTTTCACAGTAATATACATTAGAACCAAGTTAGAGATGTGAACTCACAAGAggaaatagagaaaaaaatgTAAACTAAATCACATATATAAGTTACAAAATTAAAGTGtaattataagaaatatatatata from Papaver somniferum cultivar HN1 unplaced genomic scaffold, ASM357369v1 unplaced-scaffold_23738, whole genome shotgun sequence includes these protein-coding regions:
- the LOC113340797 gene encoding O-acyltransferase WSD1-like produces the protein MLGCKTRINPNIIKEGLLTTVLKHPRFCSLQVEVGGKGGEMKWVPTEVNIENHVVVPEINPAMLDDISTDRFVEDYISELSKTTIDMSKPLWELHILNVKTTEAEAVGVFKVHHSIGDGTSL